From the Eremothecium cymbalariae DBVPG#7215 chromosome 6, complete sequence genome, one window contains:
- the ECM16 gene encoding ATP-dependent RNA helicase ECM16 (similar to Ashbya gossypii AFR222W), with product MGTYRKRWNEKARAGQMAKLKDLKRVRNKQFTMHEDSLQNEDDEPVSIPAKEANPNTELLQPLTAEEKKLKKRKLEELFTPKETKMTRMKKKRLEKFIEHQLKREEKKVLIEKLQSHRIDTSILTSSKQLGQGRKTKKEEFNEALKLERQGRGDEQTKRILYEERDVKDWLEDHPEDLEEDLKKDSDSDSPSSSGDENSLEEHEINTEVRSGGFIDNRPSKFGGFGFGFGFSNVKVVNGSTQAPQRKYNWRQRVEMEEMRKHKIENAMDFDSSSESDGGEGASASVSLLSPRTESQTSAAEERTSDQSDEDEESTSDSDNEYSETNAKKLEKFKHTKNAEEFKDWANKEIKRIEGNDVEYEMPKLNLKYEPIIRIEDLDDGLKEENMSIDMNSKRQTFVVNVVRTEEIQAARIQLPVFAEEHRIMEAIHHNDVVIISGETGSGKTTQVPQFLYESGYGHPDSPDTPGLIGITQPRRVAAVSMASRVSKELGNHSAKVGYQIRFDSSVKKDTRIKFMTDGVLLREMMNDFKLNNYSSIIIDEAHERNINTDILIGMLSRCVRLRAKENAQDPSKHKRLKLVIMSATLRVSDFSENRTLFDTKPPILTVNARQYPVSIHFARHTASDYVDEALRKTCKIHRRLPPGAILVFMTGQQEIKHLVQKLRQEFPFSKDAKRRKEMDTDLPILRFDSKNTDVEVEDIDFSVKVVENQEFDDGIHSTDEEDNVEEGFEEELEEGQSENDPLYVLPLYSLLPTKEQMKVFQDPPKGSRLCVVATNVAETSLTIPGVRYVVDCGRAKERKYNDATGVQSFEIDWISKASADQRSGRAGRTGPGHCYRLYSSAVYEHHFEQFSRPEILRMPVESVVLQMKSMLIHNVVNFPFPTPPDSFALAKAVELLQYLGALDETEKITADGRKMSLFPLSPRFSKMLLVSNEHDCLPYVVSIVSGLSVGDPFISEHELGIKHDDAEDTNSDSKEHQRELRAKFYKSKAKFSKLDKNSDVFRLLSVISAMDYIPPEKKNKFIEQHFLRGKVMEEISKLRKQVMYIIKSNTSKENIACNVSEQDLKASIPSEIQIKLLKQMVCSGFIDQIAIRADKLFPDDAQISNKTTITDIPYVPVLSHRTNDIADCFVYLHSSSVITNLGKEPPNYLVYHSLHLNTNSHSPKTRMKPLCDIKSTPLANVARTGSLLTYSKPLTGKGFKPIDLSPTERYCYVTPRFGSTVDSDIKLGWDLNPVAVHQRKEQGRWLTTKFITNSTFKKNAIKNKH from the coding sequence ATGGGTACTTATAGGAAGCGGTGGAATGAAAAGGCTAGAGCTGGCCAGATGGCCAAATTGAAGGATCTTAAAAGAGTTAGGAACAAGCAATTTACCATGCATGAAGATTCATTGCAaaatgaggatgatgagCCAGTCTCTATACCAGCTAAGGAGGCAAATCCAAATACTGAGTTATTGCAGCCTTTAACTGCTGAGGAGAAGAAACTTAAGAAAAGGAAGTTGGAAGAACTTTTCACTCCTAAGGAGACCAAGATGACaagaatgaaaaagaagagacTGGAGAAATTTATTGAGCATCAACTGAAGAGGGAGGAGAAGAAAGTGCTTATTGAGAAATTGCAAAGCCATAGAATTGACACCTCTATTCTAACAAGTAGTAAACAATTGGGACAGGGTAGAAAGACTAAGAAAGAGGAATTTAACGAAGCGCTAAAATTAGAACGACAGGGTCGCGGCGATGAGCAGACCAAGAGAATTTTATATGAAGAGAGGGACGTTAAAGATTGGTTAGAGGATCACCCTGAAGATTTGGAGgaagatttgaagaaagattCTGACTCCGATAGTCCTTCGTCATCTGGTGATGAAAATAGTTTAGAGGAACATGAAATCAACACAGAGGTTCGTTCTGGAGGATTTATTGATAACAGGCCGAGTAAATTTGGAGGTTTTGGCTTTGGTTTTGGCTTTTCAAATGTCAAAGTTGTCAATGGCTCCACTCAGGCTCCTCAGAGAAAATATAATTGGAGACAGAGGGTGGAAATGGAGGAAATGAGAAAACATAAGATTGAAAATGCCATGGATTTCGACTCTTCTTCAGAAAGTGATGGAGGTGAAGGTGCTTCTGCAAGCGTATCATTGTTAAGCCCGAGAACGGAATCTCAAACTTCGGCTGCGGAGGAGAGAACCTCAGATCAATcagatgaggatgaagaatctaCATCAGATTCTGATAATGAATATTCAGAGACTAATGCAAAGAagcttgaaaaatttaAGCACACCAAGAatgctgaagaatttaaGGATTGGGCtaataaagaaattaaaagGATAGAAGGAAATGATGTTGAGTATGAGATGCCAAAATTAAACTTAAAATATGAACCAATTATTAGAATAGAGGACTTGGATGACGGTTTAAAGGAAGAAAACATGTCTATAGATATGAACTCCAAGCGACAAACATTTGTTGTTAACGTTGTAAGGACTGAAGAGATTCAGGCCGCTAGAATTCAATTACCAGTATTTGCAGAAGAACATAGGATAATGGAAGCCATACATCATAACGATGTTGTAATTATTTCTGGTGAAACTGGTTCGGGTAAAACTACCCAAGTGCCCCAATTTTTGTATGAATCAGGTTATGGTCATCCAGATTCTCCAGATACACCTGGTTTAATTGGAATCACGCAACCAAGGCGAGTTGCAGCTGTGTCTATGGCTAGCCGTGTTTCTAAAGAACTAGGTAATCACTCTGCCAAAGTTGGTTATCAAATTAGATTTGATTCCTCGGTGAAAAAAGACACCAGAATTAAATTTATGACAGATGGTGTTTTATTAAGAGAGATGATGAATGATTTTAAGTTAAATAActattcttcaataattaTTGATGAAGCGCATGAAAGAAATATTAATACAGACATTTTAATTGGTATGTTAAGTCGTTGTGTTCGTTTACGTGCTAAAGAAAACGCCCAGGACCCATCGAAGCATAAGAGGTTAAAGTTGGTTATCATGTCTGCCACTTTAAGAGTATCTGATTTCAGTGAAAATCGAACATTATTTGATACAAAACCTCCAATTTTGACAGTTAATGCTAGACAATATCCTGTGTCTATTCACTTTGCTCGTCACACAGCATCTGATTATGTAGATGAAGCATTAAGAAAGACCTGTAAAATACACAGAAGATTACCACCTGGTGCAATTCTAGTTTTTATGACAGGCCAGCAAGAAATCAAACATCTTGTTCAAAAGCTAAGACAAGAATTCCCATTTTCCAAGGATGCTAAGAGGAGAAAAGAAATGGATACTGATCTCCCAATACTGAGGTTTGACTCCAAAAATACCGATGTCGAAGtagaagatattgattTCAGTGttaaagttgttgaaaatcAGGAATTTGACGATGGCATACATTCtacagatgaagaagataatgTAGAAGAAGGTTTTGAGGAAGAATTGGAGGAAGGACAATCAGAAAATGATCCCTTATATGTACTACCTTTATATTCATTACTACCAACTAAGGAACAGATGAAGGTATTTCAGGATCCACCAAAAGGGTCTAGACTTTGTGTCGTTGCAACTAACGTTGCCGAAACTTCTCTAACCATACCTGGAGTGAGGTACGTTGTTGATTGTGGTAGAGCGAAAGAACGTAAATATAATGATGCAACAGGTGTTCAAAGCTTTGAAATTGATTGGATCAGTAAGGCTTCAGCCGATCAAAGAAGTGGTAGGGCAGGACGTACAGGTCCTGGCCACTGTTACCGTTTGTATTCTTCTGCTGTTTATGAACATCATTTCGAGCAGTTTTCACGCCCTGAGATATTAAGGATGCCAGTCGAAAGCGTTGTGCTGCAGATGAAGAGTATGCTAATTCATAATGTAGTCAATTTCCCATTTCCAACCCCTCCTGATAGTTTTGCGTTGGCCAAGGCTGTGGAACTTTTACAGTATTTAGGTGCCCTTGATGAAACGGAAAAGATAACCGCAGATGGCAGAAAGATGAGCTTGTTTCCTCTAAGTCCCAGATTTTCGAAAATGCTGCTTGTCAGTAACGAACATGACTGTTTGCCATATGTTGTCTCCATTGTCAGTGGATTATCCGTTGGAGATCCATTTATTTCTGAACACGAATTAGGCATTAAACATGACGATGCTGAAGACACCAACTCTGATTCTAAGGAGCACCAAAGGGAATTAAGAGCCAAGTTTTATAAAAGTAAGGCCAAATTCTCAAAGCTTGACAAGAACAGTGACGTCTTCAGGCTTCTTAGCGTGATTAGTGCGATGGACTATATCCCTccagaaaagaagaacaaattCATTGAACAACATTTCCTGAGAGGAAAGGTAATGGAAGAAATTAGCAAATTAAGAAAGCAGGTAATGTATATCATCAAATCCAACacttcaaaagaaaatatcgCCTGCAATGTCTCCGAACAAGACCTCAAAGCATCAATCCCTAGTGAAATTCAGATTAAACTTCTAAAACAAATGGTTTGTTCTGGTTTTATAGACCAAATCGCCATAAGAGCGGACAAATTGTTCCCTGACGACGCCCAAATTTCCAATAAGACAACTATCACGGATATACCTTACGTCCCGGTTCTTTCCCACCGTACCAACGACATTGCCGACTGTTTTGTCTACCTTCACTCGTCCTCAGTCATCACTAACCTCGGAAAAGAACCCCCCAACTATCTCGTATACCATTCACTCCATCTCAATACTAACTCGCACTCCCCAAAAACCAGAATGAAGCCATTGTGTGATATTAAAAGTACCCCACTCGCAAACGTCGCTAGAACAGGCTCGCTCCTCACTTACAGCAAACCTCTTACAGGAAAAGGCTTCAAACCAATAGACCTCTCCCCAACGGAACGATACTGCTATGTCACCCCTCGATTCGGCTCTACTGTGGACAGTGACATTAAGTTAGGATGGGACTTGAATCCCGTCGCCGTCCATCAACGGAAAGAGCAGGGCCGCTGGCTCACTACAAAATTCATCACTAATTCAACATTCAAAAAAAACGCcattaaaaacaaacatTAA
- the DLT1 gene encoding Dlt1p (similar to Ashbya gossypii AFR219C): protein MAVYSAPRWLHRTSLTIFCSLLVAFSLVMPIDSVVQAARSGKNALNTSVVVGAVVLTGIVFAVFATSRVLVHRSCIQDIPKRYIPITKHDILHSACRDEITKCIEFTHKSGKDLRTPMRKVVHDGLEPPPNPKFPGDDTIPPLLNYKTCLKVVADRFKFQGMFLNNLDANPRIGSTFSQYVREQFKSEDEALTRRVDEFIDLYEKIRYSDTPIRREEFLRYMDISLYFVDLSLIIGHEHPVNINELAYPASSKRTSVASSSKPGTISGECSDYNGSGDLIQNRNWTALQRTGSTGTVAIRIVSTQPPEEPEFYRNELQDASVSYIKGEHTPSSAGSYNSVIRR from the coding sequence atggcTGTTTACAGTGCTCCTAGATGGCTTCACCGAACATCATTAACCATCTTCTGTAGTTTACTGGTTGCATTTTCACTGGTTATGCCAATCGATTCTGTTGTACAGGCTGCAAGGTCAGGAAAGAATGCGTTGAATACatctgttgttgttggtgctGTAGTTCTCACTGGTATCGTTTTTGCAGTTTTTGCTACTAGTAGAGTATTGGTGCATAGATCATGCATACAGGATATACCCAAACGATATATTCCGATAACCAAACATGACATACTCCATAGTGCCTGTAGGGATGAAATAACAAAATGCATAGAGTTTACGCATAAATCTGGTAAAGATTTAAGGACTCCAATGCGCAAGGTTGTTCATGATGGGTTAGAACCACCACCAAACCCCAAGTTTCCAGGTGACGATACAATACCACCGCTATTGAACTACAAAACATGTCTCAAGGTGGTAGCAGATAGATTCAAGTTCCAGGGAATGTTTTTAAACAATTTAGATGCGAACCCAAGGATAGGTTCAACCTTCAGTCAGTATGTCAGAGAACAATTTAAATCTGAAGATGAGGCTCTTACCCGTCGTGTTGATGAGTTCATTGACTTGTATGAAAAGATAAGGTATAGTGATACCCCTATAAGGAGAGAAGAGTTCCTTAGATACATGGATATTTCCCTTTATTTCGTCGATCTTTCATTGATTATCGGTCACGAACACCCAGTTAATATTAATGAATTAGCTTATCCAGCATCTTCGAAACGGACGTCTGTAGCATCAAGTTCCAAACCAGGCACAATTTCAGGTGAATGCTCAGACTATAATGGAAGTGGAGATCTGATCCAAAATAGAAATTGGACCGCTTTGCAAAGAACTGGTAGCACTGGAACAGTAGCTATTAGGATAGTTTCAACTCAACCACCAGAGGAACCTGAATTTTATAGAAACGAACTACAAGATGCATCGGTAAGCTACATAAAAGGTGAGCACACCCCTTCGAGCGCTGGAAGCTATAACTCTGTAATAAGGCGTTGA
- the RSC58 gene encoding Rsc58p (similar to Ashbya gossypii AFR223W), giving the protein MDESLKCDLFKDLFIILEASSSKCKVLDEKFPAEFFESNPKMIYESYIKFLEDKSEGGSVNLEEEGKLQLTTIRERFETGKYSQSKDDIYRLYHDIRLVSIMLIQYYSPGTRSYQMVDKFYKFATELLLRECYKYGVTLLHSEPSVKNKEDTEFFDIISKDFIKISSSYTLPIVESYHITTKFGDLFSSTISSSQLDQRPPDLPNSNFEVTKIIPQTGSRLSNKLGFIAANTSNIPDPTLPPTEMMTKFLHPNWYALPTTLWLKYGGYESFAPTITENGSVVDSSRIGDIWLEKSGYLELWKLNSSGDEENEEILNAEKNAQQESEHSTEMRRVNGDSLEQPKTNGIQFIEEKPMLPSSPKPVNINLESLYKWTPADEIDDDEIQAFRDNTQHKLISKTLVQLQEMKRKRIQVGKVSKPTSQETRLYFKAQRMLKEVILSKQVRKVPKMHIREFPVLQANYAGSIPVVRTYPNRKKKYKK; this is encoded by the exons ATGGATGAATCTTTAAAGTGTGatcttttcaaagatttattTATCATTTTGGAAGC GTCGTCTTCCAAATGCAAAGTTCTAGATGAAAAGTTTCCAGctgaattttttgaatctAATCCTAAGATGATATATGAGTCGTATATCAAGTTTCTAGAAGATAAGAGTGAAGGCGGGAGTGTGAAtttggaggaggagggTAAATTGCAGTTGACTACAATACGTGAGAGGTTTGAAACGGGCAAATATTCTCAGAGTAAGGATGACATTTATAGATTATACCATGATATCCGGTTGGTGAGTATTATGTTGATCCAGTATTATTCGCCAGGGACGAGGAGTTATCAAATGGTGGACaagttttataaatttGCCACTGAGTTATTGTTACGTGAGTGCTATAAGTATGGGGTTACGTTGCTTCATAGTGAACCAAGTGTAAAGAACAAGGAGGATACagaattttttgatattatttcaaaagattttatcaaaatctCGTCGAGTTATACACTTCCGATTGTAGAGTCTTACCATATCACAACGAAATTTGGGGATTTGTTTTCCTCTACAATATCTAGTTCGCAGTTAGATCAGCGGCCGCCAGATCTTCCTAATAGTAATTTTGAAGTGACTAAAATTATTCCGCAGACAGGCTCTCGTTTGAGTAACAAGTTAGGGTTTATCGCAGCAAACACCAGTAACATTCCAGATCCAACTTTACCTCCTACGGAGATGATGACTAAATTCTTGCATCCCAATTGGTATGCATTACCAACAACTCTTTGGTTGAAGTATGGTGGTTATGAATCGTTTGCCCCGACCATTACGGAGAACGGTTCAGTTGTGGATTCTTCTCGGATTGGTGATATCTGGTTGGAAAAATCAGGATATCTAGAATTGTGGAAGTTAAACTCCTCtggagatgaagagaaCGAAGAAATACTCAACGCTGAGAAGAATGCCCAGCAGGAGAGTGAACACTCAACTGAAATGCGAAGGGTAAATGGCGATTCTCTTGAGCAGCCAAAGACTAATGGCATTCAGTTTATTGAGGAAAAGCCAATGTTGCCCTCTTCTCCTAAACCTGTTAATATTAATTTAGAAAGCCTCTACAAATGGACCCCTGCTGATGAGatagatgatgatgaaatacAGGCATTCCGCGATAATACTCAACACAAgttgatttcaaaaacgTTGGTACAACTCCAAGAAATGAAACGTAAGAGGATTCAGGTTGGGAAAGTTTCAAAGCCTACATCTCAAGAAACGAGGTTGTATTTTAAAGCTCAGAGAATGTTGAAGGAGGTGATCCTTTCTAAACAAGTGCGGAAAGTCCCAAAAATGCATATTAGAGAGTTTCCAGTTCTGCAAGCTAATTATGCAGGTAGTATACCCGTAGTAAGAACGTATCCGaacagaaagaagaaataCAAGAAGTAA
- the SAS2 gene encoding histone acetyltransferase (similar to Ashbya gossypii AFR221C), giving the protein MKTTNNDEIGDLYGILEKPNIREVQFGLDKRFRTWYGITVYFANDRKSLGYKFKHSGTSERNPEPNGDYFWLDTLLVCEYCFKYYDETDEFIAHERCCRYKRRPPGRIKYLSPEYSIRKVKGTKHELFCQCLCLFTKLFLDNKSVYFRMTGYEFYILYETNSNKPLGFFSKDQYSYNRNNLACILVFPPYQRRNLGTLLIDFSYRLSKNDGIISGPELPLSPFGLIGYLKFWSFSIAWHITEGDLSDRHKISLNTISEVTGIRVADVLTVLKHMQCLTENDEILLPVVRRWAKDHNVERGFMLKEQYLVLND; this is encoded by the coding sequence ATGAAGACCactaataatgatgaaataGGAGATCTTTATGGGATTTTAGAGAAACCAAATATCAGGGAGGTGCAATTTGGTCTGGACAAGAGATTTAGGACTTGGTATGGTATTACTGTTTACTTTGCTAATGACAGAAAGTCTTTAGGTTACAAGTTCAAACATTCAGGGACCAGTGAAAGAAATCCTGAGCCGAATGGCGACTACTTTTGGCTAGATACATTGCTTGTTTGCGAGTACTGCTTTAAATACTATGACGAAACGGACGAATTCATCGCGCACGAACGATGTTGTCGGTATAAAAGGCGACCGCCTGGTAGAATCAAATACTTAAGCCCTGAGTATTCAATTAGGAAAGTGAAGGGCACAAAACATGAGTTGTTCTGTCAATGTTTGTGTTTGTTCACAAAGTTGTTCTTGGATAATAAATCAGTCTATTTTCGAATGACGGGATACGAGTTTTACATTCTATATGAGACTAACTCGAATAAACCATTGGGATTTTTCTCCAAAGACCAGTATTCTTATAATAGAAATAATTTGGCGTGCATTCTGGTTTTCCCGCCATACCAAAGACGTAATTTAGGGACCTTGTTAATCGATTTCTCGTACAGATTGTCTAAGAATGATGGAATTATATCGGGTCCAGAACTTCCACTTTCCCCATTTGGATTAATTGGCTATCTAAAGTTCTGGTCATTTTCAATTGCTTGGCATATCACCGAAGGAGACCTTTCTGATAGGCATAAgatttctttgaatacTATTTCAGAAGTTACTGGCATCAGAGTTGCCGATGTTCTCACGGTGTTGAAGCACATGCAATGTCTAACCgaaaatgatgaaattCTTTTGCCCGTGGTCAGAAGATGGGCAAAAGATCACAATGTTGAAAGGGGATTTATGCTCAAAGAGCAGTACTTGGTGCTTAATGATtag
- the SMF3 gene encoding putative divalent metal ion transporter SMF3 (similar to Ashbya gossypii AFR224C) translates to MKRFLLLQYMRKFLQFVGPGIMVSVAYMDPGNYSTSVSGGAQYRYQLLFSIFVSNIFAVILQCLCVKLGIVTGMDLAENCRRHLPKKWNYVVYGFAELAIIATDLAEVVGTAIALQILFNIPLVWGVVLTILDVLVILVFYKPENQSMKQVRSFEIFVSIFVAATMICFILELFKLTIPDKWILFRGFLPNKVLFKDQKAMYISLGILGATVMPHSLYLGSALVKPRVNEYDIKTFGQPKLTGPSIGAIKYTLNFSYIELIVSLFFIATFVNSAILIVAGATLFGQPEADDADLLSIYKLLCKSISPAAGLIFALAMLFSGQSAGIICTMAGQIVSSGFLNWNLEPWVTRLVTRMIAIVPCLVATLSMGEKGISNMLNLSQVVLSLILPIVSAPLVYFTSNRKIMTVVDYDESSSPEQTERIGSEQTERMRSEPTENTSLVLNKRRSVDYANSKWLTAVAFSIWAIIGSLNCYLVVSFLLGADVHL, encoded by the coding sequence ATGAAAAGGTTTTTGCTGCTTCAATATATGAGAAAGTTCTTACAGTTTGTGGGACCAGGGATCATGGTCTCTGTGGCCTACATGGATCCTGGGAACTATTCGACAAGTGTGTCCGGCGGTGCCCAATACAGATATCAGCTTCTATTCTCTATATTTGTCTCTAATATCTTTGCGGTTATATTGCAATGTCTTTGCGTGAAATTGGGTATAGTAACTGGTATGGACTTGGCGGAAAATTGCCGCCGtcatcttccaaaaaaatGGAACTACGTTGTTTATGGATTTGCTGAGCTAGCTATTATTGCTACTGATTTGGCAGAGGTTGTTGGGACGGCGATTGCGTTGCAAATATTGTTTAATATTCCCTTGGTGTGGGGTGTGGTGCTCACAATACTAGATGTATTGGTGATTTTGGTATTCTATAAGCCTGAAAACCAAAGTATGAAGCAAGTGCGGTCGTTCGAGATTTTTGTTAGTATATTTGTTGCAGCTACAATGATATGTTTCATTTTGGAGTTGTTTAAATTGACAATTCCTGATAAGTGGATTTTATTCAGGGGATTCTTGCCTAACAAGGTACTTTTTAAGGATCAAAAAGCaatgtatatatctttGGGGATTTTAGGTGCGACAGTCATGCCACATTCCTTGTATTTGGGTTCTGCATTGGTCAAACCAAGGGTAAATGAGTATGATATCAAAACTTTTGGCCAGCCAAAACTTACTGGGCCCTCAATCGGAGCTATTAAATATACTTTGAATTTTTCATACATTGAGTTGATTGTTTCGTTGTTTTTTATTGCAACATTTGTGAATTCTGCAATCTTAATTGTAGCAGGAGCCACTTTATTTGGTCAACCGGAGGCAGATGACGCTGACCTATTGTCCATCTATAAGTTATTATGCAAAAGTATCTCTCCAGCCGCTGGTTTGATTTTTGCATTAGCAATGTTGTTTAGCGGTCAATCAGCCGGTATTATTTGTACTATGGCAGGCCAAATAGTGTCCTCCgggtttttgaattggaatttggaGCCGTGGGTAACTAGGTTGGTTACCAGAATGATAGCTATAGTTCCATGTCTTGTGGCTACTTTGTCTATGGGAGAGAAAGgaatatcaaatatgttAAATCTTTCTCAGGTTGTTCTTTCATTAATTTTACCAATTGTATCAGCGCCATTAGTTTACTTTACCTCAAATCGCAAGATCATGACGGTAGTGGATTACGATGAGAGTTCGAGCCCAGAACAAACTGAAAGAATAGGTTCAGAACAAACTGAAAGAATGCGTTCAGAACCAACAGAAAATACCTCTTTGGTCTTAAACAAAAGGCGGTCTGTTGATTATGCAAATAGCAAATGGTTAACGGCTGTAGCATTTAGCATTTGGGCTATCATAGGCTCATTGAATTGTTATTTAGTGGTATCTTTTTTGCTGGGAGCTGATGTTCATCTCTAG